The following proteins come from a genomic window of Chlamydiales bacterium:
- a CDS encoding NAD-dependent epimerase/dehydratase family protein: MKIILLTGIAGFIGFHVALALKKRGDFVVGIDNFNTYYSAKLKEARASILKAKGIEIIEGDINNQNLLRKLFETYSPTDLLNLAAQAGVRYSFNHPDVYLKSNINGFLSILEVLRYYPNVKLTYASSSSVYGRNQKTPFSVFDMTDQPANLYAVTKKTNELMAYAYHHLYGIPMTGLRFFTVYGPWGRPDMAYYAFTKAMLNGKPIHLFNEGKMQRDFTYIDDIVDGTLAAIDYQGKCEIFNLGSHHPIDLLTFISLLENALGIKAIKIFKGSVRGEVNTTYADLTYSEEKLGFIPKISLEEGLSHFIAWYRKDGVDL, encoded by the coding sequence ATGAAAATCATTCTCTTAACAGGTATTGCTGGATTTATTGGGTTCCACGTCGCTCTAGCTCTTAAAAAACGAGGAGATTTTGTTGTTGGAATCGATAATTTTAACACCTATTATTCTGCTAAACTTAAAGAAGCACGAGCTTCAATTCTTAAAGCCAAGGGGATTGAGATTATTGAAGGTGATATCAATAATCAGAATCTTCTTAGGAAATTATTTGAAACGTACTCTCCAACAGATTTACTCAATCTAGCTGCTCAGGCAGGTGTTCGGTATTCCTTCAATCATCCAGATGTCTATCTCAAAAGTAATATCAATGGGTTTCTTTCAATATTAGAAGTCCTTCGTTATTATCCAAATGTGAAACTGACCTATGCCTCTTCTTCCTCTGTCTATGGTAGAAATCAAAAGACCCCTTTTTCAGTTTTTGATATGACTGATCAACCTGCAAATCTCTATGCGGTAACAAAAAAAACCAATGAATTGATGGCTTATGCTTATCATCACCTTTATGGAATTCCTATGACGGGTTTGCGGTTTTTTACTGTATATGGCCCCTGGGGACGTCCTGACATGGCTTATTATGCTTTCACCAAGGCAATGTTGAATGGAAAACCGATTCATCTGTTTAATGAAGGAAAGATGCAACGCGATTTTACCTATATAGATGATATTGTCGATGGCACACTTGCTGCAATTGACTACCAAGGGAAGTGTGAGATATTTAATCTGGGAAGTCACCATCCTATCGACCTTTTAACCTTCATTTCTCTTCTTGAAAACGCATTAGGTATTAAAGCTATAAAAATCTTTAAAGGATCTGTAAGAGGAGAAGTAAACACAACGTACGCTGATCTCACCTACTCAGAAGAAAAACTTGGTTTTATCCCCAAAATTTCCTTAGAAGAAGGTCTTTCACATTTTATTGCTTGGTATCGAAAAGATGGGGTGGATCTATAG
- a CDS encoding NAD(P)H-hydrate dehydratase — protein sequence MKVIQAREMGRIEGLAYAEGASEEQFMNKAGEGVAQFVRNFIARYHLQPLVTLLCGKGNNSGDAYVAATLLIKGGFQVHALAFSSFQESSPLCQLQSRRFIQAGGMIDYIVKESEIVFGQIGILLDGMLGTGFRGQVTGLYRAAIEKANRSGLPILAIDIPSGIDGNSGDVGGLAIHATETLFLGLPKKGCFIGEAWEYTGRIHVYDFGLKEKYLDQAKADFYLIHPEMIKSYFPPMIRRRHKYQAGYVVGLGGSPGMSGAAIMASFAALRVGAGIVRLLHPKGIEAEFASAPYEIIRQGYQPGDLKNILETCSRAKALFIGPGIGTASTMVDLLQSLIPKIEQPCVIDAEALTLIAHHHIPICSPTIMTPHHGEMKRLLGIKEDLPFSQFLEKSQNYVNTHHVTLVLKGAPTFILHPHYPPYLSSRGDPGMATAGSGDVLTGIITGFLAQVEDPLKAAILGVHFHALAGEYAAKKFTSYSMVASEITQALSQVFLEYGS from the coding sequence ATGAAAGTGATTCAAGCAAGAGAAATGGGACGAATTGAAGGTCTTGCCTATGCTGAAGGAGCTTCTGAAGAACAATTTATGAACAAAGCTGGAGAAGGAGTTGCTCAATTTGTTAGAAACTTCATTGCGCGTTACCATCTCCAACCACTGGTCACATTGTTATGTGGTAAAGGGAATAATAGTGGAGATGCGTATGTGGCAGCTACTTTACTTATCAAAGGAGGATTTCAAGTCCATGCCCTTGCCTTTTCTTCTTTTCAAGAGAGTAGCCCTCTTTGTCAACTACAGAGTCGTCGGTTTATTCAAGCAGGAGGCATGATAGATTATATCGTTAAGGAATCGGAAATTGTCTTTGGTCAAATAGGTATCTTATTAGATGGAATGTTAGGTACGGGTTTTCGAGGACAAGTCACTGGGCTTTATCGAGCAGCGATTGAAAAAGCTAATAGATCTGGTCTTCCTATCCTTGCAATTGATATCCCTTCAGGGATTGATGGAAATTCTGGAGATGTTGGTGGTCTTGCTATTCATGCTACAGAAACCCTTTTTTTGGGGCTACCTAAAAAGGGGTGTTTTATTGGAGAGGCTTGGGAGTATACTGGAAGAATCCATGTCTATGATTTTGGTCTTAAAGAGAAGTATCTTGATCAAGCAAAAGCAGATTTTTATCTTATTCATCCCGAGATGATCAAAAGTTATTTCCCTCCTATGATCCGCAGACGTCATAAATATCAAGCCGGGTATGTTGTGGGGCTAGGAGGATCTCCAGGTATGTCTGGAGCGGCTATCATGGCAAGTTTTGCTGCATTGCGTGTGGGAGCAGGTATTGTAAGACTTTTACATCCAAAAGGGATAGAAGCTGAATTTGCCTCTGCTCCTTATGAGATCATTCGACAGGGATATCAACCAGGAGATTTGAAGAACATTTTGGAAACTTGTTCTCGTGCAAAAGCTCTTTTCATTGGACCTGGGATCGGAACAGCATCAACGATGGTTGACCTGTTGCAATCTTTGATCCCAAAAATTGAACAACCTTGTGTCATTGATGCAGAAGCCCTCACTTTGATTGCTCATCACCATATTCCGATTTGCTCGCCTACGATTATGACTCCTCATCACGGTGAGATGAAACGCCTTTTAGGTATTAAAGAAGATCTTCCATTTTCTCAATTTCTTGAGAAAAGTCAAAACTATGTGAATACTCATCATGTCACGCTTGTATTGAAAGGAGCGCCTACTTTTATTCTCCATCCTCATTATCCCCCTTATCTCTCTTCTAGAGGGGATCCAGGTATGGCAACGGCAGGCAGTGGAGATGTTTTAACTGGGATAATTACAGGATTTCTTGCTCAAGTAGAAGATCCACTAAAAGCAGCTATTTTAGGGGTTCACTTTCATGCTCTTGCTGGAGAATATGCAGCTAAAAAATTCACCTCTTACTCGATGGTGGCAAGTGAGATCACACAGGCACTGTCTCAAGTCTTTTTGGAGTATGGGTCATGA
- a CDS encoding rod shape-determining protein MreC: MRRYPYKKYLLLLATLFLLLTLPPLLIQAVRGKIFAYLAPAMNMANRGPEDIQHKKLELENHLLRIEIGKLRAIIEQSIPDDPLLGKAIAGRVIYRDPGTWTSSLWINIGELSGPIIQKNSPVVLGRALVGVIDYVGKKQSRVRLITDVGLKPSVRAVRGYPQNLALAEHITPILRQLNMRRDLPISQEDQHSLQQILVRFRSSLSEGAEGWYLAKGILQGSGAPLWRSNNKILKGIGFNYDFPDAFGPGRDLETGRLIHLPSSLENVPIIQLHDLLVTTGMDGVFPPGLSVGEVTKIHPLKEGAYTYEIESIPAAGNLDGLHTLFVIPPVGYDEADQHELTLS; encoded by the coding sequence ATGAGGCGCTATCCCTATAAAAAGTACCTTCTTCTTTTAGCCACCCTTTTCCTCCTATTGACTTTGCCTCCTTTGTTGATCCAAGCAGTTAGAGGCAAAATATTTGCCTATCTTGCTCCAGCCATGAATATGGCAAACAGAGGCCCTGAAGATATCCAACATAAAAAACTTGAGCTAGAAAATCACTTACTACGTATTGAAATTGGTAAATTGCGTGCGATCATCGAACAATCTATTCCAGATGACCCTCTTTTAGGAAAGGCAATTGCAGGACGTGTGATCTATCGTGATCCAGGGACTTGGACGAGTTCATTATGGATCAATATAGGAGAGCTAAGTGGACCAATCATTCAAAAAAATAGTCCTGTGGTTTTAGGACGTGCCTTAGTCGGAGTCATTGATTATGTGGGGAAAAAACAATCACGCGTACGATTGATTACAGATGTGGGTTTAAAACCCTCTGTACGTGCTGTACGGGGATATCCACAAAATCTTGCTCTTGCAGAACATATCACTCCTATTTTACGTCAGCTAAACATGCGTAGAGATCTCCCAATTTCTCAGGAAGATCAACATTCCCTTCAACAAATACTCGTCCGTTTTAGGTCATCCCTTTCAGAAGGGGCTGAAGGATGGTATTTAGCAAAAGGGATTTTGCAAGGATCCGGTGCTCCTCTTTGGCGTAGTAATAATAAAATTTTAAAAGGCATTGGATTCAATTATGATTTTCCTGATGCTTTTGGGCCAGGTCGTGATCTTGAAACAGGTAGGTTGATCCATCTTCCATCTTCATTAGAAAATGTTCCGATTATTCAACTCCACGATTTGCTTGTAACAACTGGAATGGATGGTGTATTCCCTCCAGGACTCTCTGTGGGTGAGGTGACAAAAATCCATCCTCTAAAAGAGGGGGCCTATACTTATGAGATAGAATCTATTCCTGCTGCAGGGAATCTTGATGGTTTGCATACACTGTTTGTGATTCCTCCTGTAGGTTATGATGAAGCAGATCAACATGAGTTAACATTGAGCTAA
- a CDS encoding amino acid aminotransferase gives MPFFELVKELPPDPIFGLNQAFAADPRGLKVNLGAGVYKTDALESFVFHTVKKAESYLLDHETTKDYLSIDGLQEYVELTKVLVFGSGVPFDQIYGAQSVGGTAALRICSDFLYHHGYDSIYISEPTWMNHRRIFSDSGLKIQTYAYYDAQHHQFDFKGFCGALKQMAKKSIVLLQGCCHNPTGFDPSYAQWEEILILMKQYDLFPFFDFAYQGFGISLEKDAEVIRLFTKSGIQIAVAVSHSKNFGLYGERTGALYFVCQDQQEMKKIGSQIKSVIRGLYSNPPCHGAKIVSLILKDQDLKRDWLKELAGIRDRISKMRHMLVNLLQRKTHHFDFLAHQLGMFAYTSLTVQEVEKLMSEYGIYLPKDGRINVAGLNEKNIDYVVDALNHVTINR, from the coding sequence ATGCCCTTTTTTGAATTAGTTAAAGAACTCCCTCCCGATCCTATTTTTGGTTTGAATCAGGCTTTTGCAGCAGATCCAAGGGGTCTGAAGGTGAATTTAGGTGCCGGTGTTTACAAAACAGATGCATTGGAATCATTTGTATTTCATACTGTGAAAAAAGCAGAGAGCTATCTGCTTGATCATGAAACAACGAAGGATTATCTTTCGATTGACGGATTACAAGAGTATGTCGAACTCACAAAAGTGTTAGTTTTTGGCTCTGGAGTGCCTTTTGATCAGATTTATGGTGCTCAATCTGTTGGAGGGACAGCAGCCTTGCGCATCTGTAGTGATTTTTTGTATCACCATGGTTATGATTCAATCTATATTTCTGAGCCCACTTGGATGAATCATCGAAGAATTTTTTCTGACTCTGGTCTTAAGATTCAGACTTATGCTTATTATGATGCTCAACATCACCAATTTGACTTTAAAGGGTTTTGTGGAGCCTTAAAGCAGATGGCAAAAAAAAGTATTGTTCTTCTTCAAGGGTGTTGTCATAACCCTACAGGTTTTGACCCCTCTTATGCACAATGGGAGGAAATTTTAATCTTGATGAAGCAATACGATCTCTTCCCATTTTTTGATTTTGCTTATCAAGGATTTGGCATTTCTCTTGAGAAAGATGCAGAAGTGATTCGTCTTTTTACCAAATCAGGCATACAGATTGCAGTTGCAGTATCTCATTCAAAAAATTTTGGTTTGTATGGAGAAAGAACGGGTGCACTGTATTTTGTGTGTCAAGATCAGCAGGAGATGAAAAAAATTGGTTCACAAATTAAATCAGTCATTCGTGGTCTTTACTCAAATCCTCCCTGTCATGGGGCAAAGATTGTGAGTTTGATTTTAAAAGATCAGGATTTGAAAAGAGATTGGTTAAAAGAGCTGGCAGGGATACGAGACCGTATCTCTAAAATGCGTCACATGTTGGTGAATTTGCTGCAAAGAAAGACTCATCACTTTGATTTTTTAGCTCACCAGTTAGGCATGTTTGCCTACACTAGCTTAACAGTCCAAGAGGTCGAAAAATTGATGAGTGAATATGGGATTTATTTACCAAAAGATGGCAGGATTAACGTTGCAGGGTTAAACGAGAAAAACATTGACTATGTTGTTGATGCTCTCAATCATGTCACAATCAATCGATGA
- a CDS encoding cation:dicarboxylase symporter family transporter: MAKRFGNFLIPVAMVVGVVLGWANIAFFNQIATIISDLFLRLLKLISLPIIFFAITSTITGTKSFQEMRLMGRRVLTYTLTTTLIAATIALCLYIFVDPAAPARNLEASSSLEVPRQASYLSFLLKIIPSNFFEAFITENVMGIVFIALLLSFAILALPVEKKTFLNHLFSSLFATMIKMAGLIIKFMPLAIWSFIVLLVKELREHSLYFDRIMLYLICVIGANLIQGCVILPLFLKMKKQSPWKIFRGFYQSLIIAFFSKSSNTTLPFTIRCATDLGIKEKVSNFTLPLCSVVNMNGCAAFILITVLFVSSIHQIIFSPFDLISWIFIATFAAIGNAGVPMGCFFLTSGFLMGMDLPLYMMGLILPFYTILDMIETTLNVWSDGCITVAVNQDLNQIASPMSRSQEV, encoded by the coding sequence ATGGCGAAACGTTTTGGAAATTTCCTAATCCCTGTGGCTATGGTAGTTGGAGTGGTCCTAGGATGGGCAAATATTGCCTTCTTCAATCAAATCGCCACCATTATTTCTGATCTATTCTTGCGTCTTTTAAAATTGATTAGCTTGCCTATCATCTTTTTTGCCATCACTTCAACCATCACTGGGACAAAGAGTTTTCAGGAAATGCGCCTTATGGGACGTAGGGTTCTAACTTACACGTTAACTACAACTTTGATTGCAGCAACCATTGCTTTATGCTTATATATTTTTGTCGACCCTGCCGCACCTGCAAGAAATTTAGAAGCCTCCTCTTCTTTAGAAGTTCCGAGACAAGCTTCTTATCTTTCATTTCTTCTTAAAATCATCCCCTCGAATTTTTTTGAAGCTTTTATCACAGAAAATGTGATGGGGATTGTATTTATTGCTCTCTTACTCAGTTTTGCTATTCTTGCGCTTCCTGTGGAGAAAAAGACGTTTTTAAATCACCTCTTTTCTAGTCTCTTTGCTACCATGATCAAGATGGCAGGTTTGATCATCAAATTTATGCCACTTGCAATCTGGTCTTTCATCGTTCTTCTTGTAAAAGAATTACGAGAACATTCCCTCTACTTTGATCGGATCATGCTTTATCTAATCTGTGTGATAGGGGCAAATTTGATTCAAGGATGTGTAATTTTACCTCTTTTTCTAAAAATGAAAAAACAGTCTCCCTGGAAAATTTTTCGAGGGTTCTATCAATCGCTGATCATTGCTTTTTTCTCTAAATCCTCTAACACTACCCTTCCATTCACCATCCGCTGTGCTACAGATCTCGGCATCAAGGAAAAAGTTTCAAATTTTACTCTGCCCCTGTGTTCTGTGGTGAATATGAATGGATGTGCTGCTTTTATCCTGATCACAGTCTTATTTGTCTCCTCCATTCATCAGATCATCTTTTCTCCGTTTGATTTGATTAGCTGGATCTTTATCGCAACATTTGCAGCGATCGGAAATGCTGGTGTCCCTATGGGATGTTTTTTTCTCACTAGCGGTTTCTTGATGGGTATGGATCTCCCTCTTTACATGATGGGATTAATTCTACCTTTCTACACAATTCTCGACATGATTGAAACAACACTCAATGTCTGGTCAGATGGATGTATTACTGTTGCTGTTAATCAAGATCTTAATCAGATTGCCTCTCCTATGTCAAGATCACAAGAAGTGTGA